The following proteins are co-located in the Acipenser ruthenus chromosome 35, fAciRut3.2 maternal haplotype, whole genome shotgun sequence genome:
- the LOC131705319 gene encoding reticulon-4 receptor-like 2 translates to SVSVWLLLWLAVCSPSPAYSCPRLCVCYPSPMMVSCQSQNFSAVPAGIPYDSQRVFLQNNRITELQAESFGFQTQVLWLYSNNISSIKPDSFSDMRDLEELDLGDNPSLRTLHPDSFRGLDKLQSLHIYRCQLGTLPGNIFKKLYSLQFLYLQDNLLQHIQDNLFSDLVNLTHLFLHGNQIRVLSENVFRGLVNLDRLLLHENRVRQVNRKAFRDLGHLTTLFLFNNALTDLPASALSDLSSLQFLRLNGNPWSCSCQARPLWEWFRQVRISSSELLCAGPEERKGLDLRFLREIDFAPCPMMPYYPRARVTYTFSTRTRWWFPKSGKASGGNSDKSKGLDGKKGQQQDNSYISPDKSQTKSYEAESTLTKVKEQDYWEKYENEDSTIRCYKLDCLKEANGKSRGVCPEASLFLLSLSLTLTLSLSLTLHF, encoded by the exons tcggtgtctgtctggctgttgctctggctggcagtctgctcccctagccctgcctattcctgccccaggctgtgtgtctgttaccCCTCCCCGATGATggtcagctgccagtctcagaacTTCTCGGCGGTGCCGGCCGGCATTCCCTATGACAGCCAGAGAGTATTCCTCCAAAACAACCGCATCACAGAGCTGCAGGCAGAGTCCTTCGGCTTCCAGACACAG gTCCTGTGGCTCTACTCCAACAACATCAGCTCCATCAAACCCGATTCCTTCAGCGACATGCGAGATCTGGAGGAGCTGGACCTGGGGGATAACCCCTCCCTGCGCACCCTCCATCCTGACTCCTTCCGGGGGCTGGACaagctgcagagcctgcacatataccgctgccagctggggaccctgcccggaaacatcttcaaaaaactctacagcctgcagttcctttacctgcaggacaacctgctgcaacacatccag gacAATCTCTTCTCAGACCTGGTGAATCTCACTCACCTCTTCCTCCACGGCAACCAAATCCGAGTCCTGTCTGAAAATGTCTTCAGAGGGCTGGTCAACCTGGACAGGCTCCTCCTCCACGAGAACCGAGTGCGACAGGTCAACCGCAAAGCCTTCAGGGACCTGGGTCACCTCACCACCCTCTTCCTCTTCAACAACGCCCTAACAGACCTCCCTGCTTCGGCCCTCTCCGATCTCTCATCCCTGCAGTTCCTCAGACTCAACGGAAACCCCTGGAGCTGCTCCTGCCAGGCCCGCCCTCTCTGGGAATGGTTCCGTCAGGTCCGGATCTCCAGCTCCGAGCTCCTCTGCGCCGGTCCCGAGGAGAGGAAAGGTCTAGATTTGAGGTTCTTGAGAGAAATCGATTTCGCTCCCTGCCCCATGATGCCTTACTATCCGAGAGCCCGCGTCACTTACACCTTCAGCACCAGAACGAGATGGTGGTTCCCCAAATCGGGCAAGGCAAGCGGGGGGAATTCGGACAAATCTAAAGGCTTGGATGGAAAGAAAGGACAACAGCAAGACAACAGTTACATCAGTCCagataaaagtcaaaccaaaAGTTACGAAGCTGAGTCCACATTGACGAAAGTTAAAGAGCAAGACTACTGGGAGAAATATGAAAACGAAGACTCCACTATTCGTTGTTACAAGTTGGATTGTTTGAAAGAAGCAAACGGGAAGTCCAGAGGCGTTTGTCCAGAAGcgtccctctttctcctctctctctccctcactctcaccctctccctctctctcacccttcacttt